A region from the Candidatus Thorarchaeota archaeon genome encodes:
- the endA gene encoding tRNA-intron lyase, whose protein sequence is MIQLEPDNEPPADPDHVKEPETPVDSEKPIPEEEVEEEPAEAMFRDGKAYISGPDADRISQQGIYGTRLKEGELELLPVEILHLLERKRIVVRTPDGVKLSAREIVNSLFPTNPDLWTQYLVFRDLRSRGYAVRQGFGGGIGYRVYARGDRPGTASANQLIYMLKDGEPISLHDLDMVTQTAASARKKLAFALVDQNGEVNFYRVAQVILDNRSTNENE, encoded by the coding sequence GTGATTCAGTTGGAACCGGATAACGAACCGCCAGCGGACCCCGATCACGTCAAGGAACCCGAGACCCCAGTGGACTCTGAGAAGCCCATACCAGAGGAGGAGGTCGAAGAGGAACCCGCAGAGGCCATGTTTCGTGATGGCAAGGCATACATATCCGGTCCGGATGCGGATAGAATATCACAGCAGGGCATATATGGCACGCGCCTCAAGGAAGGCGAACTTGAGCTCCTTCCTGTTGAGATTCTGCATCTCTTAGAGAGAAAGCGAATCGTGGTCAGAACCCCGGATGGAGTGAAGCTGAGCGCTCGCGAGATTGTCAACAGTCTGTTCCCAACAAACCCAGACCTCTGGACGCAATATCTTGTCTTTCGAGACCTTAGAAGTAGAGGATATGCTGTGCGTCAAGGTTTTGGGGGTGGAATTGGCTATCGAGTATATGCGCGAGGCGACAGACCGGGAACTGCCTCGGCAAATCAATTGATCTACATGCTGAAGGACGGGGAACCGATATCACTCCATGACCTCGACATGGTCACACAGACGGCTGCGTCAGCCCGAAAAAAACTGGCCTTCGCACTAGTTGACCAGAATGGAGAGGTGAACTTTTACCGGGTGGCTCAAGTCATTTTGGATAATAGGAGTACGAATGAGAATGAGTGA
- the hycI gene encoding hydrogenase maturation peptidase HycI yields MNDTDSLAAALLDFLSGGRRIAILGIGNDLRHDDGLGPFVVTSLHLSHPSLMIENVGSVPEAFARPIAEFGADRVILVDAADMRKPVGHTELITKDRIGGIAISTHHMPLSFLMLYLEQETGAKTVLLGVQPQNIDFGEGLTPEVDRVARNIISLLDRVLAEYIRGIDNVSDN; encoded by the coding sequence GTGAACGACACCGATTCCCTTGCAGCAGCCCTCCTTGACTTTCTCTCAGGCGGCCGTCGAATTGCAATATTGGGTATTGGGAATGACCTCCGTCATGATGATGGGCTTGGACCCTTTGTTGTCACCTCTCTCCATCTCTCCCATCCCTCACTTATGATCGAGAATGTTGGTTCGGTGCCCGAGGCCTTTGCCCGCCCAATTGCAGAATTTGGTGCTGACCGTGTCATCTTAGTTGATGCGGCCGATATGCGAAAGCCCGTTGGTCATACTGAGTTGATCACGAAAGATCGGATTGGTGGAATTGCAATCAGCACGCATCACATGCCTCTCTCCTTCTTGATGCTGTACCTCGAGCAAGAGACCGGCGCAAAGACTGTGCTGCTGGGCGTCCAGCCTCAGAACATTGACTTTGGTGAGGGCCTTACCCCCGAAGTGGATCGGGTTGCTCGTAACATTATTAGTCTTCTTGACCGTGTACTGGCAGAGTATATTCGAGGAATTGACAATGTTTCGGACAATTGA
- the mtnA gene encoding S-methyl-5-thioribose-1-phosphate isomerase: MFRTIEWLDSNTVRLVDQTKLPLKVEFIETSSHERIAQAIKIMEIRGAPAIGAAAGMGMALAALESDATSKDALLAALETAAQTLNTRPTAVNLTWATSRMLQVARATDGDVATITQRLIEEAKEIAEEDIRMCRQIGENALSLIKSGSTIQTICNAGSLATVHLGTVGAVIRVAHEKYGNIRVYAAETRPRQQGARLTVFEMMEDNIDTTLITDGMIGTVFREGRVDCCVVGADRILRTGHVTNKIGTYTMAITAKYHGIPFYVAAPTSTVDMETDVESVVIEERSADEIRVINGEYITVPTAKVYNPAFDITPPELITAIITDRGVVMHPTEEKMRELFGQ, encoded by the coding sequence ATGTTTCGGACAATTGAATGGCTCGACTCTAATACGGTTCGGCTGGTCGATCAGACAAAGCTACCACTCAAGGTCGAGTTTATCGAGACCTCAAGTCATGAGCGGATCGCTCAGGCAATCAAGATCATGGAGATACGTGGGGCTCCGGCAATTGGAGCAGCAGCAGGAATGGGCATGGCGCTTGCAGCTCTTGAGAGCGACGCCACCTCCAAAGATGCACTTCTTGCCGCTCTCGAGACCGCTGCCCAGACCCTGAATACACGGCCCACTGCTGTCAACCTCACATGGGCAACTTCTAGGATGCTTCAGGTCGCGAGGGCTACTGATGGTGATGTGGCGACCATCACCCAGAGGCTCATTGAGGAGGCAAAGGAGATTGCCGAGGAAGACATCAGGATGTGCCGTCAGATCGGTGAGAACGCGCTCTCGTTGATCAAATCGGGCTCCACTATTCAGACCATCTGTAATGCCGGTTCTCTCGCCACTGTTCATCTTGGTACTGTTGGTGCAGTGATCCGTGTCGCCCATGAGAAGTATGGGAACATTCGAGTGTATGCAGCGGAGACCCGCCCGCGACAACAGGGCGCTCGACTAACGGTGTTCGAGATGATGGAGGACAATATCGATACCACCCTCATTACAGATGGGATGATCGGTACTGTCTTTCGAGAGGGGCGTGTTGACTGTTGCGTGGTGGGTGCTGACCGTATTCTTCGGACAGGGCACGTCACCAACAAGATCGGTACCTACACAATGGCGATCACCGCAAAATATCACGGGATCCCCTTCTATGTTGCGGCACCCACTTCTACAGTGGATATGGAGACCGATGTCGAGAGTGTTGTCATTGAAGAGCGGTCCGCCGATGAGATCCGAGTCATCAATGGCGAATATATCACAGTCCCAACGGCCAAGGTCTATAACCCCGCCTTCGACATCACCCCTCCTGAACTGATCACCGCGATCATCACGGACCGTGGCGTTGTGATGCACCCGACCGAGGAAAAGATGCGTGAGTTGTTCGGCCAGTGA
- a CDS encoding DUF6485 family protein, giving the protein MTSRVCNVERNLSRCTCTYPGCSRKGYCCDCIAYHRRHNELPGCLFPEDAERTYDRSREYFIEVWSKKLGKK; this is encoded by the coding sequence ATGACCAGTCGAGTATGCAACGTTGAGAGAAATTTGAGCCGCTGCACGTGTACATACCCGGGATGCTCGCGAAAAGGCTACTGCTGCGACTGCATAGCATATCATAGGCGACATAATGAACTTCCGGGATGCCTATTCCCTGAAGATGCAGAGAGGACCTACGACAGGTCGCGTGAGTACTTTATAGAGGTCTGGAGCAAGAAACTCGGCAAGAAATGA